agatttgtTTTTACCCTTAGCATACCTAtacttaaaaaataaaaaaattaaattagttggtgttttttttttttgttttttttaaaataagaaataatataatgaaacaatcagttattataatttgaatcAGCAAAATTAATTAAGAATGTATTAATGTATTTGTGATTATAATTCATCATAgtttcaaaacaaaataaaaatatcaaaaataaaaaataaaaaagaataataaaaaaataattaccttatacaattaataattgatcaaCTTGAACTAAACACGACGACGGTTGtgaatgaaataaaaaaaaaaaaaaaaaaattggaaaatgaaaaaaaaaaaaaaaaaaaaaaaattaaaaaaaaaaaaaattaaaaaaaaattcaaaaaaaaaaaaaaaaatattaaaaaaattattacaaacaAATATTTACCAAACAATGAATCCAAAAGATAAAAGAGTTAATTTTGGTTCTATGGAACCTTTAATAAGAggtataaatatattattattaaaaaaaaaaaaaaaaaaaaaaaaaaaaaaaacaaatattaaccattatttttattattattatttttttttttttatttttttatttttttattttatagatATTGGTACAGtttatgaattttattttgatcaaAATACATTTATAGAATCagaaataaaaacatttttaaaagaatttgaaacaAAGAGAGGAGATAGAGATTTATATTCACTTTCACAACAAACCATAAAtgcaaataatacaattgtaaatataaatagatCAATTCATCAATCAAGTCAATTccttgaaaatattaataataatttaaatcaaataaattcaaagtTATCAACTCAAGttgaaaatgaatcaattcaTCAAGAACAAAGAAATAATGatagattaaataaatttgaattggaATTAgttgaaaagaaatcaattgaagattcattcaatcaaagaaaatcacaaattgaaaatgatttcaatGAAAAAGCATCAGTCCTACGTGACAAATATCAAAttgtattataaataaattaaaataaaaaaaaaaataaaaaataaaaataaaacacatataaaatatcttgaaaaaaaaaaaaaaaaaaaggtggtgAAAATTTTTACAGTGcgcaaaaataattatttttttttatttttttttttatttttttttttttattttacaagattagtaataataataaaaatgacatCAAGACCATTAATTTTAggatcatcatcaatatGGAGAAAACAAGTTTTGATTGATATGggatatatatttaaaaccaTGTCACCTGATATTGATGAGAAAGCAATTAGAGATTCTGATCCAAAAACATTGACATTATTAATTAGTAGAGCTAAAGCTCAAGCATTATTAAAGAGAATTAAAGAATCTGATGATGAATTAGATAAAAAGTCAATTATGATTTGTTCAGACCAAGTTATAGTTCACAATGGTGTCATTAGAGAGAAACCAGAGACAGAGCAACAATGTAGAGAGTATTTACAAAGTTATGAATTCCATCCGGCTGTTGCTGTCGTTAGTGTGGTAGTTGTAAATATTGAAACTGGTAAAATCGTTGAAGGTACTGATATTGCAACTcaacattttaaaaagatcTCTGACGAgtttattgataaattaattaaacaaggTGATGTTATGCATTGTGCTGGTGGTTTCACTGTTGAACATATGGCTGATTTCACTTTACAATTAGAAGGTGAAGTTGAAACTATTTTAGGTTTACCAAAAACATTaactaaaaatttaattagtcAAGTTtcacaataataaaaaaaaaataataaaattaaaaaaaaaaaaaaaaagattattatttattattttggtttttttaatcatttttttttttatttttttttttattattattttttttatttttaaattttttgtgtAGGAAATCTTTatcttatttattttttgaaatttaagaTATTATTAACAAATCTTACGGGGTTGgggaaaatttttttttttatttttttatttttattattttatttttttatttttatttttttatttttttttaatttttttatttttttttaatttttttttttttgttaaaagtTAGGCAAAAACACCAGgactttaaaaaaacactgcttttttttttatatttttttatttttttttattttttttattcatattaATTCTGAATAGGAtataaaagtaatattacaaataaaaaaaaaaaatgattaaatcattttattgtaatgttttaattgtattattaattggattGATTGGTTGTATTTTTGcttc
This region of Dictyostelium discoideum AX4 chromosome 3 chromosome, whole genome shotgun sequence genomic DNA includes:
- a CDS encoding maf family protein produces the protein MTSRPLILGSSSIWRKQVLIDMGYIFKTMSPDIDEKAIRDSDPKTLTLLISRAKAQALLKRIKESDDELDKKSIMICSDQVIVHNGVIREKPETEQQCREYLQSYEFHPAVAVVSVVVVNIETGKIVEGTDIATQHFKKISDEFIDKLIKQGDVMHCAGGFTVEHMADFTLQLEGEVETILGLPKTLTKNLISQVSQ